The following nucleotide sequence is from Aspergillus nidulans FGSC A4 chromosome I.
CAGCATATTGCGGACCCTAAGAAGCCGGACGATGGGCTGTTCTTGTACTTCTTCCCTAATTGTACATTGAACGTTTACGGGGGAGGAATGTCTTCGTTCCGCGTCTGTCCAACGGATGACCCTGGGGTGACGAGAATGGAATTCGACTACTACCATATGGAGTCCGGCGAGAAATTCGAAGAGTACTACCGCTTTGTTCGCCAGGTCGCGACGGAAGACTATGAGCTTTGCGAGAAGGCGCAGGCAAATCTGAACAAGGGCGTTTACCGCGAGGGGATACTGAATCCGGAAAAGGAGAATGGCGTTTCTTGTGAGTCAAGCTCTCTAGTCGGCGAGAGGACCAAACTGACAACGTTTAGTTTACCAGGACTGCTTGTTCGAGCTCGTTTGCCAACAATATGCAGCGGAGGTAGCGAAGCTAGAGGACAGTGACTCGAAGCTGAAGGAATCCAACACAACTCTAGGAAGTGTCCATGCAGTTGCGTGATCGGCGATCAGATAGTCGAGTAACGTAGAGTCGTATTCAATTTGATAATGTGATGCAACATGAACCAGTTCAAGCAATAAGAATGGACCAGCTGTTCTCATATTGATCCCGCTGAGCCAACCTGGAAAAGTGCGCCAGATTTGGCAATCGAGGCAGAGTCTAGTCCTGAGCTGTCGGTACTCATGCTGCTAAACCGCTGGACTGCCACTATCGTACTGTAGAGAGTTAAATAAACGAACTTGGTCCTTTCTAGATAGCCATAGGTGGTTCACAGAGAGTGTTTTCACATCGGTTGATATGGAGCCCCTCTTCGCAGTTGTGTTCGCCTTGCTGGCGGTAGTAATGTACATGTGTCGATGGGCTTCTTATCCTTCTATTACCAAACACTCCGAGACTAAAGCAATGCAGCCACAGTCAGATTCACACGCGGACTCAAAAACTGATTTGGTTACAAAAGAGCTAGACCTGCCCGTAGACTGGCTCACATCACGCTCGATCTGCGAACTCGAGAGACGCgccatcttcagcaaggtCTGTCCCCTCTTCTCACCACACCTCTTCTAACATCCTTCCGGCTATAAACTCAACTCAACTAGTCTTCACTAACAATGCAAGACAGGAATGGCTCCCCCTCACCTTGACCCCTCTTTTTCCATCTCCAGGTGTATATCATACCACCACGCCCGCAGGAATCCCACTCTTCGCGATCAAGTCTAAAGATTCGAGAATTCGCGTATTCCACAACGTCTGCCGGCACAGGGCATACCCCGTTATTTATAAGGAAAGAGATTCAGGCAAGTCATTGGTCCTGGCTTGTCGGTATCATGGTTGGAGCTATGATTCTTGTGGGAAGCTCATCAAGGCGCCGAAGTTCGATGGGTTGGAGGGATTTGAGCGGAGCCAAAATGGACTTTTTGGAGTCAGGACCAAAGTAATCAATGGAGTTGTCTGGGTTAACCTCAGCATGGAAGAAacagacgaagatgatgggaAAGTGGAGGAGGGGATAGGAATGAATGTAAGAATGGTGGAGGATATCGGCATTAAGATTGGCAAATCCAGCTGGATTGGCGGAGGGGTAATGGAGGGTGGGTTTAACTGGAAAATGGCCTGTGAGTGCCTACACCTTGCTGTCTATCAACTTCTAGGTCTGCGGGCATTGATAATGTTCATGAACAGTACCCACAAAGCACCTCACAAACGCCCTGGGGATAGAGCATATATCGGCATATCCCTCGCTCTACCGTTCATTAATCTATGCCATCCAACGGTCCTTTCATTTGCAGGAAGAACCAACGCCCTCATCGACCTACCTCTTCCCAAGCATGTTTCTTTTCAATATCCCCGGCTTAGAATGCTTAATTTCGTTGAGCATTCTCCCCCAATCTGAGCGGACGACTTCGGTCCGATATGATCTATACAACCACAGCCAGGGAGGGTCAAACGCGCAGGAATTGAGTTCTCTTCGGGGGGATCTCGAGAGCAAGATCAAAAACATGATATCGGGACTGGAGAGAGCATATCAGAATCATTCATCCATTAGTAGCAGGTATGTTTTCTAGAGCTGTCTGGTGGTAGATTGAGTTAGGGCTAAGTCACGAGAACAGGGATTCAACTCCAGCCTCCACTCCGGGTCACAAACTATTAGACCTTTATCTCGAGTCCGCAAGTGAGAGATATATTATTCCTCTTCTAATCTATTTACTATTCGAAGACAAAATGTCTAACAGTGTACAGGTACACAAACCCGCATCCTCACCCATCTAAAGGACCACGCAAAGCTGGAAAGATCCCTCGGCGAAGAAATATATCCTGCAAAGCGAGAACCGCGAGTCAATGCAAGATATGAGCAGGCTGAGAAACGTTAGTAGCACCCATCTTGTCTTTCCTGTGGGATAGGTCTAGCCAACAAGCTTACCTCCACTAGTTTGCAAAGAATTGGATTGCCTTAGTGGTAGTAGATTCGACGGTCAGAATAATCTTGAATGGTAGAGGAAAGGGTAAAAAGAGGACATACGACTCAACTCAGTAGGGCCTATTCATCCCCATAGCAATTGGTTAAGTAACTACGGTCTGTTTTGTGATTGAAGGCACACTTGCAGTTGCCCCATGAGTGATACAGAGGAGTTAAGT
It contains:
- a CDS encoding putative iron-sulfur cluster-binding protein (transcript_id=CADANIAT00007400) is translated as MEPLFAVVFALLAVVMYMCRWASYPSITKHSETKAMQPQSDSHADSKTDLVTKELDLPVDWLTSRSICELERRAIFSKEWLPLTLTPLFPSPGVYHTTTPAGIPLFAIKSKDSRIRVFHNVCRHRAYPVIYKERDSGKSLVLACRYHGWSYDSCGKLIKAPKFDGLEGFERSQNGLFGVRTKVINGVVWVNLSMEETDEDDGKVEEGIGMNVRMVEDIGIKIGKSSWIGGGVMEGGFNWKMALPTKHLTNALGIEHISAYPSLYRSLIYAIQRSFHLQEEPTPSSTYLFPSMFLFNIPGLECLISLSILPQSERTTSVRYDLYNHSQGGSNAQELSSLRGDLESKIKNMISGLERAYQNHSSISSRDSTPASTPGHKLLDLYLESASTQTRILTHLKDHAKLERSLGEEIYPAKREPRVNARYEQAEKRLANKLTSTSLQRIGLP
- a CDS encoding RHO alpha subunit C-terminal catalytic domain-containing protein (transcript_id=CADANIAT00007399) — its product is MPELARTLPASWYCSQPLYQLERRAVFLKSWYLLGPLTRFQNVGEVEKTLRYHVTPTGLVFTTVSDQAPSFHEYFPELEPLLQRVDFTKLPYKRSIKYEGRFNWKTMQGPVSTCLHCQYTHPSFSIYYPPTWYEVHNHINFSQHIADPKKPDDGLFLYFFPNCTLNVYGGGMSSFRVCPTDDPGVTRMEFDYYHMESGEKFEEYYRFVRQVATEDYELCEKAQANLNKGVYREGILNPEKENGVSCESSSLVGERTKLTTFSLPGLLVRARLPTICSGGSEARGQ